The following proteins are encoded in a genomic region of Sulfurospirillum arsenophilum NBRC 109478:
- a CDS encoding YaaA family protein → MKILFSPSETKRAIGIAQPINEKSFSFPYLYEKRLYVLDQYQTLLEKADIPKLQQLFGLKDEYKVSVQASKNIFTSFTCKAIERYNGIAYDHLCFETLDESAQTFIENNVLIFSNLFGPLLAKDLIPDYKLQQGENLDGFKTELFYKEHFSDAIDTLLENETIVDLRAGFYEKFYTLKYPYITMKFLKQGKVVSHFAKAYRGEVLRQIALHQPANEKELGEISFDGLRIREILEQKLKREYVFDIID, encoded by the coding sequence ATGAAAATTTTATTCTCTCCAAGCGAAACAAAAAGAGCTATTGGCATAGCTCAACCTATCAATGAAAAGAGCTTTTCTTTTCCATATTTATATGAAAAACGCCTTTATGTCCTAGATCAATACCAAACACTTTTAGAAAAAGCTGACATCCCAAAACTTCAACAGCTTTTTGGACTCAAAGACGAATACAAAGTATCCGTGCAAGCAAGCAAAAATATTTTCACCTCATTTACATGTAAAGCTATTGAACGCTACAATGGCATTGCCTACGATCATCTCTGTTTTGAAACACTGGATGAAAGTGCGCAAACTTTTATTGAAAACAATGTTCTTATTTTTTCAAATCTCTTTGGTCCCCTTTTAGCGAAAGATTTGATTCCTGATTATAAACTCCAACAAGGCGAAAATTTAGATGGTTTTAAAACAGAACTCTTCTATAAAGAACATTTTAGCGATGCCATAGATACCTTGCTCGAAAATGAAACGATTGTTGATTTGCGTGCTGGCTTTTACGAGAAGTTTTACACTCTTAAATACCCCTACATTACTATGAAGTTTCTCAAGCAGGGAAAAGTGGTAAGTCACTTTGCTAAAGCCTATCGTGGAGAGGTTTTACGCCAGATTGCACTTCATCAGCCTGCAAATGAAAAGGAGCTGGGTGAAATTAGTTTTGATGGACTACGCATTCGCGAAATTTTGGAGCAAAAACTCAAACGCGAATACGTCTTTGACATTATTGATTGA
- a CDS encoding ABC transporter ATP-binding protein: protein MNERLLDVKNLHVNYGAVEAIKGIDLHVNRGEVVTILGANGAGKTTTLQTISGLLKSNSGSIVFDGHDITQTPAHEIVGFGMSHSPEGRRVFGTLSVEENLMMGAYSLKKYDEQTLEWIYEIMPRLYERKRQLAGTLSGGEQQMLAIGRAIMSKPKLLILDEPSLGLAPVLVKVIFKAIKEISKSGVTVLLVEQNAKAALKLANRGYVLELGKITHSGSSEELLTSEVIQEAYLGKKKEV, encoded by the coding sequence ATGAATGAGAGATTATTGGACGTTAAAAATTTACATGTAAACTATGGTGCAGTCGAAGCGATTAAAGGAATTGATTTACATGTAAACAGAGGCGAAGTGGTGACCATATTGGGAGCCAATGGCGCGGGGAAGACTACGACACTTCAAACGATTAGTGGTCTTTTAAAATCAAATTCTGGCAGTATCGTGTTTGATGGTCACGATATTACACAAACACCTGCACATGAGATTGTCGGTTTTGGTATGAGTCATTCGCCAGAAGGACGTCGTGTGTTTGGCACGCTCAGTGTTGAGGAAAACCTTATGATGGGCGCTTACAGTTTGAAAAAATACGATGAACAAACGTTGGAATGGATCTATGAGATAATGCCGCGTTTGTATGAGCGTAAAAGACAGCTAGCGGGAACACTGAGTGGTGGCGAACAGCAGATGCTTGCCATTGGACGAGCGATTATGAGTAAACCCAAGTTACTTATTTTGGATGAGCCTAGTTTGGGGCTTGCTCCTGTTTTGGTAAAAGTTATCTTTAAAGCAATTAAAGAGATCAGTAAAAGTGGTGTAACTGTACTTTTGGTCGAACAAAATGCAAAAGCAGCCCTGAAACTAGCCAATCGTGGTTATGTTTTGGAACTAGGCAAAATAACACACAGCGGCAGTAGTGAGGAGTTGTTAACGTCAGAAGTCATTCAAGAGGCGTATTTGGGCAAGAAAAAAGAGGTTTAA